A stretch of the Notamacropus eugenii isolate mMacEug1 chromosome 2, mMacEug1.pri_v2, whole genome shotgun sequence genome encodes the following:
- the TJAP1 gene encoding tight junction-associated protein 1 isoform X4, with the protein MTSAAPSKKPYRKAPPQHRELRPELSAPWAQQEESLTDSERMKLLQQENEELRRRLASATSRTEALERELEIGQDYLELELGQSREELDKFKDKFRRLQNSYTASQRSNQELEDKLHTLVKKAEMDRKTLDWEIVELTNKLLDAKTTINKLEELNERYRQDCNLAVQLLKCNKSHFRNHKFADLPYELQDMVSKHLHSTQDAPGPSPAPSLAPGAVVPTSVIARVLEKPESLLLNSAQSGSAGRPVAEDVFVHVDMSEGALGNPTSPTAPRSPTSQANGECCPPGSTRGSSEEELPLPPCEKLSPYPTPPPPHPLYPGRKVIEFSEDKVRIPRNSPLPNCTYATRQAISLSLVEEGSDRARLSPGSPASTQVSPRPLASPPSVPSAAASSASSEEDLLLASWQRAFVDRVPPPAPLTQRTAFGRDALPDLRNFAGSPSENEDTGPVPSSPIGEGCRLLPFPSPPPSRDDEELNLPMSPTEERQKLLPEEGGEGSGTPPGEGRVRVTSHRPQRSPKRMGVHHLHRKDSLTQAQEQGNLLN; encoded by the exons ATGACCAGTGCAGCCCCCTCTAAGAAGCCATACCGAAAGGCACCACCACAGCACCGGGAGCTTAGGCCTGAGCTCTCTGCTCCATGGGCTCAGCAGGAG GAGTCCCTGACAGATTCGGAGAGGATGAA GCTCCTGCAGCAGGAGAATGAGGAGCTGCGGCGGCGCCTGGCCTCTGCTACCAGCCGGACAGAAGCCCTGGAGCGAGAGCTGGAGATTGGACAGGACTATCTGGAGCTGGAGCTGGGTCAGAGCCGAGAAGAATTGGACAAATTCAAAGACAAATTCCGACG GTTGCAGAATAGCTACACTGCATCACAGAGGAGCAACCAGGAGCTGGAAGACAAGTTGCACACATTG GTTAAGAAGGCTGAGATGGACCGGAAAACCCTGGACTGGGAGATTGTGGAGCTGACCAACAAACTCTTGGATGCTAAAACTACCATTAACAAGCTAGAAGAGCTCAAT GAGCGCTACCGGCAGGACTGTAACCTGGCTGTGCAGCTGCTTAAGTGCAACAAGTCCCATTTTCGAAACCATAAGTTTGCTGAT CTGCCCTATGAACTTCAGGACATGGTTAGCAAGCACTTGCATAGCACACAGGATGCCCCTGGCCCTAGCCCTGCCCCTAGCCTGGCCCCAGGAGCTGTGGTGCCCACCTCAGTCATTGCTCGAGTACTAGAAAAGCCAGAGTCACTCCTGCTCAACTCTGCCCAGTCTGGCAGTGCTGGACGCCCTGTAGCTGAGGATGTCTTTGTGCACGTGGACATGAGTGAGGGGGCCCTGGGCAATCCTACCAGTCCCACAGCTCCACGGAGTCCCACCTCTCAAGCCAATGGGGAGTGTTGCCCACCAGGCAGTACTCGGGGCTCATCAGAGGAAGAGCTGCCCTTGCCACCCTGTGAGAAGCTGAGCCCTTACCCTACTCCACCACCCCCACACCCATTGTACCCAGGCCGAAAAGTGATTGAATTCTCTGAGGACAAGGTGCGAATCCCCAGGAATAGCCCTCTGCCCAACTGTACTTATGCCACCCGACAGGCCATCTCGCTAAGCCTAGTGGAGGAGGGGTCAGATCGAGCCCGACTCAGCCCTGGTAGCCCTGCCTCCACCCAGGTTTCACCTCGACCACTTGCCAGTCCGCCCTCTGTACCTAGTGCTGCGGCCAGCTCGGCTAGCTCTGAAGAGGATCTGCTGTTGGCCAGCTGGCAGCGAGCATTTGTGGATCGGGTACCTCCACCTGCCCCTCTGACCCAACGTACAGCATTTGGGCGTGATGCACTTCCAGATTTGCGCAACTTTGCTGGCAGCCCCTCAGAAAATGAGGACACTGGCCCTGTGCCCTCCTCTCCAATTGGTGAGGGGTGTCGACTCTTACCTTTTCCCAGCCCGCCCCCATCCAGGGATGATGAGGAGTTGAACCTGCCCATGAGCCCCACAGAGGAACGCCAGAAACTGCTtcctgaggagggaggggaaggatcaGGCACCCctcctggggaggggagggttcGAGTGACCTCTCACCGTCCCCAGAGAAGCCCCAAGCGGATGGGTGTGCACCATTTACACCGAAAGGACAGTTTGACCCAGGCCCAGGAGCAAGGCAACTTGCTTAACTAG
- the TJAP1 gene encoding tight junction-associated protein 1 isoform X1 → MTSAAPSKKPYRKAPPQHRELRPELSAPWAQQEVSIVESQESLTDSERMKLLQQENEELRRRLASATSRTEALERELEIGQDYLELELGQSREELDKFKDKFRRLQNSYTASQRSNQELEDKLHTLASLSHSWIFAVKKAEMDRKTLDWEIVELTNKLLDAKTTINKLEELNERYRQDCNLAVQLLKCNKSHFRNHKFADLPYELQDMVSKHLHSTQDAPGPSPAPSLAPGAVVPTSVIARVLEKPESLLLNSAQSGSAGRPVAEDVFVHVDMSEGALGNPTSPTAPRSPTSQANGECCPPGSTRGSSEEELPLPPCEKLSPYPTPPPPHPLYPGRKVIEFSEDKVRIPRNSPLPNCTYATRQAISLSLVEEGSDRARLSPGSPASTQVSPRPLASPPSVPSAAASSASSEEDLLLASWQRAFVDRVPPPAPLTQRTAFGRDALPDLRNFAGSPSENEDTGPVPSSPIGEGCRLLPFPSPPPSRDDEELNLPMSPTEERQKLLPEEGGEGSGTPPGEGRVRVTSHRPQRSPKRMGVHHLHRKDSLTQAQEQGNLLN, encoded by the exons ATGACCAGTGCAGCCCCCTCTAAGAAGCCATACCGAAAGGCACCACCACAGCACCGGGAGCTTAGGCCTGAGCTCTCTGCTCCATGGGCTCAGCAGGAGGTCAGCATAGTTGAAAGCCAG GAGTCCCTGACAGATTCGGAGAGGATGAA GCTCCTGCAGCAGGAGAATGAGGAGCTGCGGCGGCGCCTGGCCTCTGCTACCAGCCGGACAGAAGCCCTGGAGCGAGAGCTGGAGATTGGACAGGACTATCTGGAGCTGGAGCTGGGTCAGAGCCGAGAAGAATTGGACAAATTCAAAGACAAATTCCGACG GTTGCAGAATAGCTACACTGCATCACAGAGGAGCAACCAGGAGCTGGAAGACAAGTTGCACACATTG GCCTCTCTTAGCCACAGCTGGATTTTTGCA GTTAAGAAGGCTGAGATGGACCGGAAAACCCTGGACTGGGAGATTGTGGAGCTGACCAACAAACTCTTGGATGCTAAAACTACCATTAACAAGCTAGAAGAGCTCAAT GAGCGCTACCGGCAGGACTGTAACCTGGCTGTGCAGCTGCTTAAGTGCAACAAGTCCCATTTTCGAAACCATAAGTTTGCTGAT CTGCCCTATGAACTTCAGGACATGGTTAGCAAGCACTTGCATAGCACACAGGATGCCCCTGGCCCTAGCCCTGCCCCTAGCCTGGCCCCAGGAGCTGTGGTGCCCACCTCAGTCATTGCTCGAGTACTAGAAAAGCCAGAGTCACTCCTGCTCAACTCTGCCCAGTCTGGCAGTGCTGGACGCCCTGTAGCTGAGGATGTCTTTGTGCACGTGGACATGAGTGAGGGGGCCCTGGGCAATCCTACCAGTCCCACAGCTCCACGGAGTCCCACCTCTCAAGCCAATGGGGAGTGTTGCCCACCAGGCAGTACTCGGGGCTCATCAGAGGAAGAGCTGCCCTTGCCACCCTGTGAGAAGCTGAGCCCTTACCCTACTCCACCACCCCCACACCCATTGTACCCAGGCCGAAAAGTGATTGAATTCTCTGAGGACAAGGTGCGAATCCCCAGGAATAGCCCTCTGCCCAACTGTACTTATGCCACCCGACAGGCCATCTCGCTAAGCCTAGTGGAGGAGGGGTCAGATCGAGCCCGACTCAGCCCTGGTAGCCCTGCCTCCACCCAGGTTTCACCTCGACCACTTGCCAGTCCGCCCTCTGTACCTAGTGCTGCGGCCAGCTCGGCTAGCTCTGAAGAGGATCTGCTGTTGGCCAGCTGGCAGCGAGCATTTGTGGATCGGGTACCTCCACCTGCCCCTCTGACCCAACGTACAGCATTTGGGCGTGATGCACTTCCAGATTTGCGCAACTTTGCTGGCAGCCCCTCAGAAAATGAGGACACTGGCCCTGTGCCCTCCTCTCCAATTGGTGAGGGGTGTCGACTCTTACCTTTTCCCAGCCCGCCCCCATCCAGGGATGATGAGGAGTTGAACCTGCCCATGAGCCCCACAGAGGAACGCCAGAAACTGCTtcctgaggagggaggggaaggatcaGGCACCCctcctggggaggggagggttcGAGTGACCTCTCACCGTCCCCAGAGAAGCCCCAAGCGGATGGGTGTGCACCATTTACACCGAAAGGACAGTTTGACCCAGGCCCAGGAGCAAGGCAACTTGCTTAACTAG
- the TJAP1 gene encoding tight junction-associated protein 1 isoform X2: protein MTSAAPSKKPYRKAPPQHRELRPELSAPWAQQEESLTDSERMKLLQQENEELRRRLASATSRTEALERELEIGQDYLELELGQSREELDKFKDKFRRLQNSYTASQRSNQELEDKLHTLASLSHSWIFAVKKAEMDRKTLDWEIVELTNKLLDAKTTINKLEELNERYRQDCNLAVQLLKCNKSHFRNHKFADLPYELQDMVSKHLHSTQDAPGPSPAPSLAPGAVVPTSVIARVLEKPESLLLNSAQSGSAGRPVAEDVFVHVDMSEGALGNPTSPTAPRSPTSQANGECCPPGSTRGSSEEELPLPPCEKLSPYPTPPPPHPLYPGRKVIEFSEDKVRIPRNSPLPNCTYATRQAISLSLVEEGSDRARLSPGSPASTQVSPRPLASPPSVPSAAASSASSEEDLLLASWQRAFVDRVPPPAPLTQRTAFGRDALPDLRNFAGSPSENEDTGPVPSSPIGEGCRLLPFPSPPPSRDDEELNLPMSPTEERQKLLPEEGGEGSGTPPGEGRVRVTSHRPQRSPKRMGVHHLHRKDSLTQAQEQGNLLN, encoded by the exons ATGACCAGTGCAGCCCCCTCTAAGAAGCCATACCGAAAGGCACCACCACAGCACCGGGAGCTTAGGCCTGAGCTCTCTGCTCCATGGGCTCAGCAGGAG GAGTCCCTGACAGATTCGGAGAGGATGAA GCTCCTGCAGCAGGAGAATGAGGAGCTGCGGCGGCGCCTGGCCTCTGCTACCAGCCGGACAGAAGCCCTGGAGCGAGAGCTGGAGATTGGACAGGACTATCTGGAGCTGGAGCTGGGTCAGAGCCGAGAAGAATTGGACAAATTCAAAGACAAATTCCGACG GTTGCAGAATAGCTACACTGCATCACAGAGGAGCAACCAGGAGCTGGAAGACAAGTTGCACACATTG GCCTCTCTTAGCCACAGCTGGATTTTTGCA GTTAAGAAGGCTGAGATGGACCGGAAAACCCTGGACTGGGAGATTGTGGAGCTGACCAACAAACTCTTGGATGCTAAAACTACCATTAACAAGCTAGAAGAGCTCAAT GAGCGCTACCGGCAGGACTGTAACCTGGCTGTGCAGCTGCTTAAGTGCAACAAGTCCCATTTTCGAAACCATAAGTTTGCTGAT CTGCCCTATGAACTTCAGGACATGGTTAGCAAGCACTTGCATAGCACACAGGATGCCCCTGGCCCTAGCCCTGCCCCTAGCCTGGCCCCAGGAGCTGTGGTGCCCACCTCAGTCATTGCTCGAGTACTAGAAAAGCCAGAGTCACTCCTGCTCAACTCTGCCCAGTCTGGCAGTGCTGGACGCCCTGTAGCTGAGGATGTCTTTGTGCACGTGGACATGAGTGAGGGGGCCCTGGGCAATCCTACCAGTCCCACAGCTCCACGGAGTCCCACCTCTCAAGCCAATGGGGAGTGTTGCCCACCAGGCAGTACTCGGGGCTCATCAGAGGAAGAGCTGCCCTTGCCACCCTGTGAGAAGCTGAGCCCTTACCCTACTCCACCACCCCCACACCCATTGTACCCAGGCCGAAAAGTGATTGAATTCTCTGAGGACAAGGTGCGAATCCCCAGGAATAGCCCTCTGCCCAACTGTACTTATGCCACCCGACAGGCCATCTCGCTAAGCCTAGTGGAGGAGGGGTCAGATCGAGCCCGACTCAGCCCTGGTAGCCCTGCCTCCACCCAGGTTTCACCTCGACCACTTGCCAGTCCGCCCTCTGTACCTAGTGCTGCGGCCAGCTCGGCTAGCTCTGAAGAGGATCTGCTGTTGGCCAGCTGGCAGCGAGCATTTGTGGATCGGGTACCTCCACCTGCCCCTCTGACCCAACGTACAGCATTTGGGCGTGATGCACTTCCAGATTTGCGCAACTTTGCTGGCAGCCCCTCAGAAAATGAGGACACTGGCCCTGTGCCCTCCTCTCCAATTGGTGAGGGGTGTCGACTCTTACCTTTTCCCAGCCCGCCCCCATCCAGGGATGATGAGGAGTTGAACCTGCCCATGAGCCCCACAGAGGAACGCCAGAAACTGCTtcctgaggagggaggggaaggatcaGGCACCCctcctggggaggggagggttcGAGTGACCTCTCACCGTCCCCAGAGAAGCCCCAAGCGGATGGGTGTGCACCATTTACACCGAAAGGACAGTTTGACCCAGGCCCAGGAGCAAGGCAACTTGCTTAACTAG
- the TJAP1 gene encoding tight junction-associated protein 1 isoform X3, producing the protein MTSAAPSKKPYRKAPPQHRELRPELSAPWAQQEVSIVESQESLTDSERMKLLQQENEELRRRLASATSRTEALERELEIGQDYLELELGQSREELDKFKDKFRRLQNSYTASQRSNQELEDKLHTLVKKAEMDRKTLDWEIVELTNKLLDAKTTINKLEELNERYRQDCNLAVQLLKCNKSHFRNHKFADLPYELQDMVSKHLHSTQDAPGPSPAPSLAPGAVVPTSVIARVLEKPESLLLNSAQSGSAGRPVAEDVFVHVDMSEGALGNPTSPTAPRSPTSQANGECCPPGSTRGSSEEELPLPPCEKLSPYPTPPPPHPLYPGRKVIEFSEDKVRIPRNSPLPNCTYATRQAISLSLVEEGSDRARLSPGSPASTQVSPRPLASPPSVPSAAASSASSEEDLLLASWQRAFVDRVPPPAPLTQRTAFGRDALPDLRNFAGSPSENEDTGPVPSSPIGEGCRLLPFPSPPPSRDDEELNLPMSPTEERQKLLPEEGGEGSGTPPGEGRVRVTSHRPQRSPKRMGVHHLHRKDSLTQAQEQGNLLN; encoded by the exons ATGACCAGTGCAGCCCCCTCTAAGAAGCCATACCGAAAGGCACCACCACAGCACCGGGAGCTTAGGCCTGAGCTCTCTGCTCCATGGGCTCAGCAGGAGGTCAGCATAGTTGAAAGCCAG GAGTCCCTGACAGATTCGGAGAGGATGAA GCTCCTGCAGCAGGAGAATGAGGAGCTGCGGCGGCGCCTGGCCTCTGCTACCAGCCGGACAGAAGCCCTGGAGCGAGAGCTGGAGATTGGACAGGACTATCTGGAGCTGGAGCTGGGTCAGAGCCGAGAAGAATTGGACAAATTCAAAGACAAATTCCGACG GTTGCAGAATAGCTACACTGCATCACAGAGGAGCAACCAGGAGCTGGAAGACAAGTTGCACACATTG GTTAAGAAGGCTGAGATGGACCGGAAAACCCTGGACTGGGAGATTGTGGAGCTGACCAACAAACTCTTGGATGCTAAAACTACCATTAACAAGCTAGAAGAGCTCAAT GAGCGCTACCGGCAGGACTGTAACCTGGCTGTGCAGCTGCTTAAGTGCAACAAGTCCCATTTTCGAAACCATAAGTTTGCTGAT CTGCCCTATGAACTTCAGGACATGGTTAGCAAGCACTTGCATAGCACACAGGATGCCCCTGGCCCTAGCCCTGCCCCTAGCCTGGCCCCAGGAGCTGTGGTGCCCACCTCAGTCATTGCTCGAGTACTAGAAAAGCCAGAGTCACTCCTGCTCAACTCTGCCCAGTCTGGCAGTGCTGGACGCCCTGTAGCTGAGGATGTCTTTGTGCACGTGGACATGAGTGAGGGGGCCCTGGGCAATCCTACCAGTCCCACAGCTCCACGGAGTCCCACCTCTCAAGCCAATGGGGAGTGTTGCCCACCAGGCAGTACTCGGGGCTCATCAGAGGAAGAGCTGCCCTTGCCACCCTGTGAGAAGCTGAGCCCTTACCCTACTCCACCACCCCCACACCCATTGTACCCAGGCCGAAAAGTGATTGAATTCTCTGAGGACAAGGTGCGAATCCCCAGGAATAGCCCTCTGCCCAACTGTACTTATGCCACCCGACAGGCCATCTCGCTAAGCCTAGTGGAGGAGGGGTCAGATCGAGCCCGACTCAGCCCTGGTAGCCCTGCCTCCACCCAGGTTTCACCTCGACCACTTGCCAGTCCGCCCTCTGTACCTAGTGCTGCGGCCAGCTCGGCTAGCTCTGAAGAGGATCTGCTGTTGGCCAGCTGGCAGCGAGCATTTGTGGATCGGGTACCTCCACCTGCCCCTCTGACCCAACGTACAGCATTTGGGCGTGATGCACTTCCAGATTTGCGCAACTTTGCTGGCAGCCCCTCAGAAAATGAGGACACTGGCCCTGTGCCCTCCTCTCCAATTGGTGAGGGGTGTCGACTCTTACCTTTTCCCAGCCCGCCCCCATCCAGGGATGATGAGGAGTTGAACCTGCCCATGAGCCCCACAGAGGAACGCCAGAAACTGCTtcctgaggagggaggggaaggatcaGGCACCCctcctggggaggggagggttcGAGTGACCTCTCACCGTCCCCAGAGAAGCCCCAAGCGGATGGGTGTGCACCATTTACACCGAAAGGACAGTTTGACCCAGGCCCAGGAGCAAGGCAACTTGCTTAACTAG